From a single Micromonospora sp. WMMD1102 genomic region:
- the fabF gene encoding beta-ketoacyl-ACP synthase II, with product MSRPDVVVTGLGATTPLGGDVASTWEAMLAGRSGVGPLTQEWAEQLPVRIAAQLAVEPTEKLDRVKLRRLDRSEAIALIAAHEAWADAGLADSPPEPERLAVSVGSGIGGAQTLLAQDDILEASGPRRVSPHTVPMLMPNGPAAWVGLELGAQAGVHSVASACATGAEAIALGLDMIRSGRADVVLAGGTEAVVHPLPIAGFASMRAMSTRNDDPERASRPWDKGRDGFVLGEGAGAVVLERADHAAARGARVYARLAGAALTSDGYDIVQPHPEGRGVIRAINMAIADAGIDRSDIVHVNAHATSTPVGDIAEIVALRSALGNHPVLTATKSMTGHLLGAAGALESIATILAIRDGVVPPTINLDDPDDALDLDVVAHKARQLEIPAALNNGFGFGGHNAVLVFARP from the coding sequence ATGAGTCGTCCCGACGTCGTCGTCACCGGGCTCGGCGCGACGACCCCGCTCGGCGGGGACGTCGCGTCGACCTGGGAAGCCATGCTGGCCGGCCGCTCCGGGGTGGGTCCGCTCACCCAGGAGTGGGCCGAGCAGCTTCCGGTGCGCATCGCTGCCCAGCTCGCGGTCGAACCGACCGAGAAACTGGACCGGGTCAAACTGCGCCGGCTCGACCGCTCGGAGGCGATCGCGCTGATCGCCGCGCACGAGGCCTGGGCGGACGCCGGCCTCGCCGACTCGCCGCCGGAGCCGGAGCGGCTGGCGGTGAGCGTCGGCTCCGGCATCGGCGGGGCGCAGACGCTGCTCGCCCAGGACGACATCCTGGAGGCGTCCGGGCCGCGCCGGGTCTCCCCGCACACGGTGCCGATGCTGATGCCGAACGGCCCGGCCGCCTGGGTCGGGCTGGAACTGGGTGCGCAGGCGGGGGTGCACTCGGTGGCCAGCGCCTGTGCCACCGGGGCCGAGGCGATCGCGCTCGGCCTCGACATGATCCGCTCCGGCCGCGCCGACGTGGTGCTGGCCGGCGGCACCGAGGCGGTGGTGCACCCGCTGCCGATCGCCGGGTTCGCCTCGATGCGGGCGATGTCGACCCGCAACGACGACCCGGAACGCGCCTCCCGCCCGTGGGACAAGGGCCGGGACGGCTTCGTACTCGGCGAGGGGGCCGGCGCGGTCGTCCTGGAACGGGCCGACCACGCCGCCGCGCGCGGCGCCCGGGTCTACGCCCGGCTGGCCGGTGCCGCGCTCACCTCCGACGGGTACGACATCGTGCAGCCGCACCCCGAGGGACGCGGGGTGATCCGGGCGATCAACATGGCGATCGCCGACGCCGGCATCGACCGCTCGGACATCGTGCACGTGAACGCGCACGCCACCTCCACCCCGGTCGGTGACATCGCCGAGATCGTCGCGCTGCGTTCCGCGCTCGGCAACCATCCGGTGCTGACCGCGACCAAGTCGATGACCGGGCACCTGCTCGGTGCGGCCGGTGCCCTGGAGTCGATCGCCACCATCCTGGCCATCCGGGATGGTGTGGTGCCGCCGACGATCAACCTCGACGATCCGGACGACGCCCTCGACCTGGACGTGGTCGCGCACAAGGCCCGGCAGTTGGAGATCCCGGCGGCGCTGAACAACGGGTTCGGCTTCGGCGGCCACAACGCGGTACTGGTCTTCGCCCGGCCCTGA
- a CDS encoding methyltransferase domain-containing protein: MLAALKGLLGHEALYVALQKGLGADRLRYRCLDELALTDGDTIIDVGCGPAYYFGRLPKVRYHGFDTSEKYIAHARRRWGGDQVEFRCEVFGEQHLGQIPPADAILLLGLLHHLSDDECRHVLTVSAKALAPGGRVIAVDPTLVPGQHPISRWMSKNDRGEYVRTPEAFVALGRETFADVDGEVVDDATRIPTSHWMMRMRTPALVTDPK; this comes from the coding sequence ATGCTGGCGGCGTTGAAGGGACTGCTCGGGCACGAGGCGCTGTACGTGGCCCTGCAGAAGGGCCTGGGCGCGGACCGGCTCCGCTACCGCTGCCTCGACGAACTCGCGCTCACCGACGGCGACACCATCATCGACGTCGGCTGCGGCCCGGCCTACTACTTCGGCCGGCTGCCGAAGGTCCGCTACCACGGCTTCGACACCAGCGAGAAGTACATCGCGCACGCCCGCCGCCGCTGGGGCGGCGACCAGGTCGAGTTCCGCTGCGAGGTCTTCGGCGAGCAGCACCTCGGGCAGATCCCGCCGGCCGACGCGATCCTGCTGCTCGGGCTGCTGCACCACCTCTCCGACGACGAGTGCCGACACGTGCTGACCGTCTCGGCCAAGGCGCTCGCCCCGGGCGGCCGGGTGATCGCCGTCGACCCCACCCTGGTGCCGGGTCAGCATCCGATCTCGCGGTGGATGTCCAAGAACGACCGTGGCGAGTACGTCCGCACCCCCGAGGCGTTCGTGGCGCTCGGCCGGGAGACCTTCGCGGACGTCGACGGCGAGGTCGTCGACGACGCGACCCGGATACCTACCAGCCACTGGATGATGCGGATGCGAACCCCGGCACTCGTGACCGACCCGAAGTGA
- a CDS encoding D-arabinono-1,4-lactone oxidase: MSSPLRNWAGNVDFQARRLHRPGSVDELRALVAGSDRVRALGTGHSFNRIADTTGDLVSLADLPAVLEVDRTAGTVTVSAALRYGDLVGELDRAGLALHNLGSLPHISVAGACATGTHGSGLGNGNLATAVAALELVTADGDLVTLRRGDADFPGAVVGLGALGVVTRLTLDVVPAFELAQYVYDDLPRAEFDAHPDEILGAGYSVSLFTDWTGPLVNQVWRKRRVDGSDPAPADPHWYSATLATEPRHPVPGVSAVHCTEQLGVPGPWHARLPHFRLEFTPSSGEELQSEYFVPREHLVGALRALDGIADRIAPVLQISEIRTVAADELWLSPSYRRESAAVHFTWVKTDAVLPVLAAVEERLAAYAARPHWGKLFGVPAEALRERYERYADFAELVGRYDPAGKFRNEMLDRYFPAAG; this comes from the coding sequence ATGAGCTCCCCGTTGCGCAACTGGGCCGGCAACGTCGACTTCCAGGCCCGCCGGTTGCACCGGCCCGGCTCGGTCGACGAGCTGCGCGCGCTTGTCGCCGGCAGCGACCGGGTCCGGGCCCTCGGCACCGGGCACTCCTTCAACCGAATCGCCGACACCACCGGCGACCTCGTCTCGCTGGCCGACCTGCCGGCGGTGCTGGAGGTCGACCGGACGGCCGGCACCGTCACCGTCTCGGCGGCGCTGCGCTACGGCGACCTGGTCGGCGAGCTGGACCGGGCCGGCCTGGCCCTGCACAACCTCGGTTCGCTGCCGCACATCTCGGTGGCCGGCGCCTGCGCCACCGGCACGCACGGCTCCGGGCTGGGCAACGGCAACCTGGCCACCGCCGTCGCCGCACTGGAGCTGGTCACCGCCGACGGCGACCTGGTCACGCTGCGCCGGGGGGACGCCGACTTTCCCGGCGCCGTGGTCGGGCTCGGCGCGCTCGGCGTGGTCACCCGGCTCACCCTGGACGTCGTCCCGGCCTTCGAACTCGCCCAGTACGTCTACGACGACCTGCCCCGGGCCGAGTTCGACGCGCATCCCGACGAGATCCTCGGCGCCGGCTACAGCGTCAGCCTCTTCACCGACTGGACCGGTCCCCTGGTCAACCAGGTGTGGCGCAAGCGCCGGGTCGACGGCTCCGACCCGGCACCGGCCGACCCGCACTGGTATTCGGCCACCCTCGCCACCGAGCCCCGGCACCCGGTGCCGGGAGTGTCTGCGGTGCACTGCACCGAGCAGCTCGGCGTGCCGGGGCCGTGGCACGCCAGGTTGCCGCACTTCCGGCTCGAGTTCACCCCGAGCAGCGGCGAGGAGCTCCAGTCGGAGTACTTCGTGCCGCGTGAGCACCTGGTCGGGGCGCTGCGGGCGCTGGACGGCATCGCCGACCGGATCGCTCCGGTGCTGCAGATCTCGGAGATCCGCACGGTGGCCGCCGACGAGCTGTGGCTGAGCCCGAGCTATCGCCGGGAGAGCGCGGCGGTGCACTTCACCTGGGTCAAGACCGACGCGGTGCTGCCGGTGCTGGCGGCGGTCGAGGAGCGGCTGGCGGCGTACGCGGCCCGGCCGCACTGGGGCAAGCTCTTCGGCGTACCGGCCGAGGCGCTGCGGGAGCGCTACGAGCGGTACGCCGACTTCGCCGAGCTGGTCGGCCGGTACGACCCGGCCGGCAAGTTCCGCAACGAGATGCTGGACCGCTACTTCCCGGCCGCCGGCTGA
- a CDS encoding tetratricopeptide repeat protein, producing the protein MEFTATAEREFYGRLHSSWPDLCVQLGIDGPEQDRFPRGDEPQGIWRWLQARRRLDELPEALAAVGRQDLAETLEAGRSERAASPEVGPRTPPGGPRLSPGLLIRRYETAAELEKRGGYPDALRELDRVAAGVHCDRILLLLHLGRTADAARLLDEVDRLHRQVGLFEDDPERLAARYYRAAVLWEQGLLEQAESAYRAVLKARTERLGSADPETLRTRCSLAGVVADRGRWPEAEAEFRAVLDERTAVLGESHPDIPLTRYALANLLVRQGRGPEAETEYRLALQGCQQILGVEHPSTLQVRHGFALLEYAQGRRESALANLSAVHTARQRILGTGHPATRAVAEDLERL; encoded by the coding sequence GTGGAGTTCACCGCCACAGCCGAGCGGGAGTTCTACGGCCGGCTGCACAGCAGTTGGCCGGATCTCTGCGTCCAGCTCGGGATCGACGGGCCGGAGCAGGACCGGTTCCCCCGTGGCGACGAGCCGCAGGGCATCTGGCGGTGGTTGCAGGCGCGCAGGCGGCTCGACGAGCTGCCGGAGGCACTGGCCGCCGTCGGCCGGCAGGACCTGGCCGAGACCCTGGAGGCCGGGCGGTCCGAGCGGGCGGCGTCGCCGGAGGTCGGCCCCCGGACCCCGCCCGGCGGGCCGCGACTGTCGCCGGGCCTGCTGATCCGGCGGTACGAGACCGCGGCCGAGCTGGAGAAGCGGGGCGGCTATCCCGACGCGCTGCGCGAGCTGGACCGGGTGGCGGCGGGCGTGCACTGCGACCGGATCCTGCTGCTCCTGCACCTGGGCCGGACGGCGGACGCGGCCCGGCTGCTGGACGAGGTGGACCGGCTGCACCGGCAGGTCGGACTCTTCGAGGACGATCCCGAGCGGCTGGCCGCCCGCTACTACCGGGCGGCGGTGCTGTGGGAGCAGGGGCTGCTGGAGCAGGCGGAGTCGGCGTACCGGGCGGTGTTGAAGGCCCGGACCGAGCGGCTCGGCTCGGCGGACCCGGAGACCCTGCGGACCAGGTGCAGCCTGGCCGGGGTCGTCGCCGACCGGGGGCGCTGGCCGGAGGCCGAGGCCGAGTTCCGGGCGGTACTCGACGAGCGGACGGCGGTGCTCGGCGAGTCCCATCCGGACATCCCGCTGACCCGGTACGCGCTGGCGAACCTGCTCGTCCGGCAGGGCCGGGGGCCGGAGGCGGAGACGGAGTACCGGCTGGCGCTGCAAGGGTGCCAGCAGATCCTCGGGGTGGAGCATCCCAGCACTCTCCAGGTCCGGCACGGGTTCGCGCTCCTGGAGTACGCCCAGGGGCGCCGGGAGTCGGCGCTCGCCAATCTCTCCGCCGTGCACACGGCACGCCAGCGCATTCTCGGCACCGGGCATCCGGCCACCCGGGCGGTGGCCGAAGATCTCGAAAGGTTGTGA
- a CDS encoding helix-turn-helix transcriptional regulator — protein sequence MTERPRSAAERRRLTRRLRQLRAQADLTQTDVANRLDWSQSKVNRIELGEVAITRTDLGALLQVYGLDDPKAVAELLDMAKTARQQNFAEYRDIFAKEFLHFLEFEGLADHIMHYESNVVPGPLQTPEYARATLRAVRMVDSLPARDRREVEHLIERKIRVRMERKRLLIQESDAVKAEFILNEGILRRAVGAESGQPDLMTDQLAHLAELAEVPNVDVRVLPSSRGAHPGLQGGFVVLELPEPYGDSLLYMENSAGELSTRDQPDKVDQFVKVFDQLRARAVTLADVEWETASRTVG from the coding sequence ATGACTGAGCGTCCACGATCCGCTGCGGAGCGTCGAAGACTGACCCGGAGGCTCCGCCAGCTGCGCGCCCAGGCCGACCTCACCCAGACCGACGTCGCCAACCGGCTCGACTGGTCGCAGTCCAAGGTCAACCGGATCGAACTCGGCGAGGTCGCAATTACCCGCACCGACCTCGGGGCACTGCTCCAGGTCTATGGGTTGGACGACCCGAAAGCCGTCGCCGAGCTGCTCGACATGGCCAAGACCGCGCGTCAGCAGAACTTCGCCGAATACCGGGACATCTTCGCCAAGGAATTCCTCCACTTTCTCGAATTCGAGGGACTGGCGGACCACATCATGCACTACGAGTCGAATGTGGTCCCCGGACCGCTGCAAACTCCGGAATACGCCCGGGCGACCCTGCGGGCCGTACGGATGGTCGATTCGCTGCCGGCGCGGGACCGCAGGGAGGTCGAGCACCTGATCGAACGGAAGATCCGGGTCAGGATGGAACGCAAGCGACTGCTGATCCAGGAGTCCGACGCCGTCAAGGCGGAATTCATCCTCAACGAGGGGATTCTCCGCCGTGCCGTCGGCGCGGAGAGCGGACAGCCGGACCTGATGACCGACCAACTGGCGCATCTCGCGGAACTCGCCGAGGTGCCGAATGTCGACGTACGTGTGCTGCCGTCGAGCCGGGGCGCGCACCCGGGGCTCCAGGGGGGCTTCGTGGTGCTGGAACTGCCCGAGCCGTACGGCGATTCGCTGCTCTACATGGAGAACAGCGCGGGGGAACTGTCGACCCGGGACCAACCCGACAAGGTCGACCAGTTTGTGAAGGTGTTCGACCAACTCCGGGCCCGCGCGGTCACCCTCGCGGACGTGGAGTGGGAAACCGCAAGCCGAACGGTGGGCTAG
- a CDS encoding DUF397 domain-containing protein gives MVASEQPEIIWRRSSRSIEGNCVEATLTLGEVVAVRDSKDPSVQLRFATGPWSAFLGRVRADGFG, from the coding sequence TTGGTGGCGTCAGAGCAGCCCGAGATCATCTGGCGGAGGAGTTCCCGGAGCATCGAGGGCAACTGCGTGGAAGCCACACTCACCCTGGGTGAAGTGGTCGCCGTCAGAGACTCGAAGGACCCGTCCGTGCAACTACGCTTCGCGACCGGCCCATGGTCCGCCTTCCTGGGCCGCGTCCGCGCCGACGGCTTCGGTTGA
- a CDS encoding glycosyltransferase family 2 protein, translated as MTGRVPTLSVVVPIYNEESVLPLLAERLRPVLDGLGEPYEVVAVDDGSTDATPVVLVGMRRGWPQLRIVRLRRNSGHQAALIAGLFRARGGYVASIDADLQDPPEVLVEMLRLARTEGLDIVYGVRADRSTDTRFKRSTAGLYYRLVRRLVGNAVPAQAGDFRLLSRATVEALRELPERRPVLRLVVPWLGFPSGELSYVREARAAGSTKYSLSRMFRLATDSITSFSEAPLRVATWLGAGGMLLCTVMVVFAIVMYFRDSTVTGWASLYVAVLFLGAVQLLCLGLLGEYIARIYAAVQGRPAYFVGSDTAEEIDTAEQVAEEVTPVSAAAAAPPAGSGTPAARDGGVRVVR; from the coding sequence GTGACTGGCCGGGTGCCGACCCTCTCCGTGGTCGTGCCGATCTACAACGAGGAGAGCGTCCTCCCGTTGCTGGCCGAACGGCTGCGGCCGGTGCTGGACGGGCTCGGCGAGCCGTACGAGGTGGTCGCCGTCGACGACGGCAGCACCGACGCCACCCCGGTGGTGCTGGTCGGGATGCGGCGCGGCTGGCCGCAACTGCGGATCGTCCGGTTGCGCCGCAACAGCGGTCACCAGGCGGCACTGATCGCCGGGCTGTTCCGGGCCCGGGGCGGCTACGTCGCCAGCATCGACGCCGACCTCCAGGATCCGCCGGAGGTACTCGTCGAGATGCTGCGGCTGGCCCGGACCGAGGGCCTGGACATCGTCTACGGGGTACGCGCCGACCGCTCCACCGACACCCGGTTCAAGCGCTCCACCGCCGGTCTCTACTACCGGCTGGTGCGCCGCCTCGTCGGCAATGCCGTACCCGCCCAGGCGGGTGACTTCCGGCTGCTCAGCCGGGCCACCGTCGAAGCCCTGCGGGAGCTGCCCGAACGCCGCCCGGTGCTCCGGCTGGTGGTGCCCTGGCTGGGCTTCCCCAGCGGCGAGCTGAGCTACGTCCGCGAGGCGAGGGCGGCCGGCAGCACCAAGTACTCGCTGTCCCGGATGTTCCGGCTGGCCACCGACAGCATCACCAGCTTCTCCGAGGCGCCGCTGCGGGTGGCGACCTGGCTCGGTGCCGGCGGGATGCTGCTCTGCACGGTCATGGTGGTCTTCGCGATCGTCATGTATTTCCGAGACTCCACGGTCACCGGCTGGGCCTCGCTCTACGTGGCGGTGCTCTTCCTCGGCGCCGTCCAACTGCTCTGTCTCGGGCTGCTCGGCGAGTACATCGCCCGGATCTACGCGGCGGTGCAGGGCCGGCCGGCGTACTTCGTCGGCTCGGACACCGCCGAGGAGATCGACACCGCCGAGCAGGTGGCTGAGGAGGTGACTCCGGTCTCCGCTGCCGCCGCGGCGCCGCCGGCCGGGTCCGGTACCCCGGCCGCCCGGGACGGCGGCGTACGGGTGGTCCGGTGA